The proteins below come from a single Chelmon rostratus isolate fCheRos1 chromosome 12, fCheRos1.pri, whole genome shotgun sequence genomic window:
- the tmem71 gene encoding transmembrane protein 71 produces the protein MALFFSGAVTSSPIKRRLRASHSCQSLDLSLLSPDSSYVCYSSVDGGDPCSCRRSPRLLTNGYYSVTEDSFSWDDDGNVSLTPCKTNVCYKENLVRVFRRRRRPRSSLVRLLSDVTESCQSWLDEKVFRGVFGTGQNQICDQDQDWARTGQEDLAPSHESSWSGFNSTELDDSRSFTYDHTEIPPPPDKVAPPPTLLIQEEICSEICQSKERFTQSLGGLSEVPPPSSFYTNSCCCQVSPEHTGLTMRSLLLFILTIFIFTALYSGCLLWSATVASAVFVMITSFMLLTKSGPVGKWRRAKTEDITSRNE, from the exons ATGGCTCTGTTCTTCTCCGGAGCTGTTACAA GTTCACCGATCAAACGACGGCTGAGGGCCAGTCACTCCTGTCAGAG cCTCgacctgtctctcctctctcctgactccTCGTACGTCTGTTACTCGTCCGTGGACGGCGGTGATCCGTGCTCCTGCCGCCGCTCGCCGCGTCTCCTCACCAACGGTTACTACAGCGTCACAGAGGACAGCTTCTCCTGGGACGATGACGGCAACGTGTCGCTGACTCCCTGCAAAACCAACGTGTGTTACAAAGAGAACCTGGTCAG GGTTTTCCGGCGCAGACGGCGGCCTCGCAGCTCTCTGGTTCGCCTGCTGAGCGACGTGACGGAGAGCTGCCAGTCCTGGCTCGACGAGAAAGTCTTCAGAGGCGTGTTCGGGACAGGACAGAACCAGATCTGTGACCAGGACCAGGACTGGGCAAGGACCGGCCAGGAGGACCTGGCCCCGTCGCACGAGTCATCCTGGTCCGGATTCAACAGCACCGAGCTGGACGACAGCCGCAGCTTCACTTACG ACCACACTGAGATCCCACCTCCACCTGACAAAGTGGCCCCGCCCCCGACACTGCTCATCCAGGAGGAGATTTGTTCTGAGATATGTCAATCAAAAGAGCGGTTCACCCAATCACTGGGCGGCCTCTCTGAAGTCCCGCCTCCCTCATCCTTCTAcaccaacagctgctgctgccaggtCTCACCTGAGCACACAG GATTAACAATGaggtctcttctcctcttcatcctcaccatcttcatcttcactgcTCTATACTCCGG GTGTCTGTTGTGGAGCGCGACGGTTGCATCGGCCGTGTTCGTGATGATCACGTCATTCATGC TCCTGACAAAGTCGGGGCCAGTGGGCAAGTGGAGGAGGGCGAAGACGGAG gaTATCACATCAAGAAACGAGTAA
- the LOC121614484 gene encoding E3 ubiquitin/ISG15 ligase TRIM25-like — protein MAQKGVQLDRETISCSICLDLLKDPVTIPCGHSYCMNCIKGFWDEEDEEKIPSCPQCRQTFTPRPVLVKSTMLAALVEELKKTGLQAAPADHCYAGPEDVACDVCTGRKLKALKSCLVCLASYCEKHLQPHYDSPAFEKHKLVDPSKKLQENICSRHNEVMKMFCRTERQRELEVSRQNIQQRIQDRQKDVKVLQQEVEAINGSADKAVEDSRKIFTELIRLMEERRSDVERQLRSQQETEVRRVKELEEKLEQEITELKRKDAELKQLSHTEDHSQFLHNYPSLSPLSGSTDSSAIKIRPLSYFEDVTAAVSAVRDKLQDVLTEEWTNISLTVAEVDVLLSQPEPKTRAGFFRYSREITLDPNTANTQLLLSEGNRKATLMSEKQSYSDNPDRFTYYCQVLSRESLTGRCYWEVELRETGVCVAVAYKNISRAGRSECRFGQNDKSWALDWNNNSYYFWYNNVETPVSGPRSSRVGVYLDHSAGILSFYSISETMTLLHRVQTTFTQPLYAGLRLWCFDGDSAELCKLQQSEVISGTVG, from the coding sequence ATGGCGCAGAAAGGAGTTCAGCTGGACCGAGAAACAATCTCCTGTTCGATCTGTTTGGATCTACTGAAGGATCCGGTGACTATTCCCTGTGGACACAGCTACTGCATGAACTGTATTAAAGGCTTctgggatgaagaggatgaggagaaaatcCCCAGCTGCCCTCAGTGTAGGCAGACCTTCACTCCAAGGCCTGTCCTGGTGAAAAGCACCATGTTAGCAGCTttagtggaggagctgaagaagactggactccaagctgctcctgctgatcaCTGCTATGCTGGACCTGAAGATGTGGCCTGTGATGTCTGCACTGGGAGGAAACTGAAAGCCCTCAAGTcctgtctggtctgtctggcCTCTTACTGTGAGAAACACCTCCAGCCTCATTATGACTCACCTGCCtttgaaaaacacaagctgGTGGACCCCTCCAAGAAGCTCCAGGAGAACATCTGCTCTCGTCACAATGAGGTGATGAAGATGTTCTGCCGtactgagaggcagagagagctggaggtgagtcgacaaaacatccagcagagaatccaggacagacagaaagatgtgaaGGTGCTtcaacaggaggtggaggctaTCAATGGCTCTGCTGATAAAGCGGTGGAGGACAGCCGGAAGATCTTCACCGAGCTGATCCGTCTCATGGAGGAAAGAAGGTCTGATGTGGAGCGGCAGCTCAGATCCCAGCAGGAAACTGAAGTGAGGCGAGTCAAAGAGCtcgaggagaagctggagcaggagatcactgagctgaagaggaaagatgctgagctgaagcagctctcacacacagaggatcacaGCCAGTTTCTACACAACTACCCCTCACTGTCACCACTCAGTGGATCTACAGACTCATCCGCCATCAAGATCCGTCCTCTCAGCTACTTTGAggatgtgacagctgctgtgtcagcagtCAGAGATAAACTACAGGACGTTCTGACAGAGGAATGGACAAACATCTCACTGACAGTGGCTGAAGTGGATGTTTTACTGTCACAACCAGAACCCAAGACCAGAGCTGGATTCTTCAGATATTCACGTGAAATCACACTggatccaaacacagcaaacacacagctgttattATCTGAGGggaacagaaaagcaacattaaTGAGTGAAAAACAGTCTTATTCTGATAATCCAGACAGATTCACTTATTATTGTCAGGTCCTGAGCAGAGAGAGTCTGACTGGACGGTGTTACTgggaggtggagctgagagagacaggagtTTGTGTAGCAGTTGCATACAAGAATATcagcagagcagggaggagTGAATGTCGATttggacaaaatgacaaatcttGGGCGTTAGATTGGAACAACAACAGTTATTACTTTTGGTACAACAATGTGGAAACTCCCGTCTCAGGTCCTCGGTCCTCCAGAGTCGGAGTGTACCTGGATCACAGTGCAGGTATTCTGTCCTTCTACAGCATCTCTGAAACCATgactctcctccacagagtccagaccacgttcactcagcctctctatGCTGGACTTCGGCTTTGGTGTTTTGATGGAGACTCTGCTGAGTTGTGTAAACTCCAACAGTCAGAAGTCATTTCAGGGACAGTGggttaa